The Raphanus sativus cultivar WK10039 unplaced genomic scaffold, ASM80110v3 Scaffold3184, whole genome shotgun sequence genomic interval AGGCGTACTTGTGGTCAATTGGCGCATATTTCGAGCCTCAATATTCTCAAGCACGAGTTAAATTTGCTATTGCACTAATCATATTCACTCTGCTTGATGATACGTATGATGCGTATGGTACAATGGAGGAACTTGAGATTTTCACAGATGCAATGGAAAAGTACTCGAATTGCAAAAGAATTAAAATACAAACTATGCACtatagaattttaattttccttATGGCTATGATTTATACGATATGGTTGGCTTTAATAGGTGGCTTCCCGCTCCGCCTAACATGATACCTGAGAGCATGAAGTACGTGTACCGTATAACGGTAGATTTCTATGACAAACTTGAAGAGGAACTTGAGAACGAAGGAAGGTCAGGTTGTGGTTTCCATCTTAAGAAAGCAGTTAAGACCGCAAGAATCAACCTTCAATATCATtttgtttcatatatatatattcagacCTAATGAATTATTTACAATCAGTTGAAGACAACGGCGAATGGATATATGCGAGAGGCAAAGTGGTTGAAAGAAGATTACACTGCTACATTTGACGAGTATAAAGAGAATGCGCTATTGTCTTCCGGTTACTATCCCTTGATTGCAATGACATTCGCGGGAATGGGAGATGTCGCAAATCTTGATGCTTTTGAATGGTTAAGCTCAAACCCTAAAATTAGGGTAGCTTCTGAGATTATCGGTCGATACACTGATGACATTTCTAGCTACGACGTGAGTAATTAATGTTTTATTGTTATAGTTTGTATAGTCCTAGCTGTATATGTTTCTCAAATTGAATACATTTGACAAATATATTATGGTTTGCAGTTTGAACGAACAAGGGAGCATGTAGCAACGGGTATTGACTGCTATATGAAGCAGTTTGGTGTTTCGAAGGAGCAAGCAGTGGAAGGAATAAATATCATGCTTTCTGATGCATGGAAAGACATGAACCAAGAGCTAATGAGGCCTCATTCATGTCCTTTCCCTCTTTTGATGCGAATTTTTAACCTATCCCGTGTCATCGATGTATTCTACAGGTACAAAGATTGTTACACCCACCCTGAGTTCCTAAAAGAGCACATAGTCTCCTTGTTCATTGAAGACATACCCATTTAAAAACATCATTGTGATTGTTCCTATCTATGGAGTCAAGCATCACAAAATAGTAATCAAATAAATTTCTCGACACTTACCGTGTCGCCCTCaacatatatcatatatgcCATTTGTATTTCcgttgtgtgtgtttttttttttgaataaaattgtATGTGTGGTTGTAATGCTTTTTTATAATATGCCATGTGTGGTTGTAATGCTGGTAGTACACccatttttatttctattttacttGTATTTATGTTGGTTAATCCATTTGTGTTTGAATAATTATTTGCATGAgttgatttcttttctttttttataactcAGCTGGGAAATTACGAAAAAGGTAATTTTTGAAGTCAAATGATCATATTGACGCAATAACATTAAAATGTTCTGATTTTAAGTAATTTGGATTATGAGATAAATGGTTATTGTTATTTATGAGATGAGTGCTTTCGCCGTTGGTGTTCTTTCGATGCCCAAAAACAAACTGAAACCCAAAAACAAACTGAAACGTGTACTGTTTCGTATGAGAAAAACTCTAGTTTTAGggaaaaaaatttcaaaactaaaaagacAATAACAGTTACGATTTACAAAGTCCTGTGCCTTCagaataaaaattcaaaactaaaaagacAATAACAGTTACGATTAACAAAGTTCTGTGGCTTCAGAATCCTCTATGCATGATGTCCGATACACCAATCTTAAACCTGTTCAAAGATCTACAATCTTTTGAGGACCAAAACTCCACATCCAATGCCGAGAAAAGTTGCTATGGAGACTCCAAAACGCCCGAAAGAATCCCTGGGACGACAAGAGAGGTCCATCCTTTAGCTGTCGCCATGGCACAAGCAGTAGTTGGACCTCCTATGTTAGCGTTTGACGCAAGAAGCAGTTGCTTCATGTGGATACAGAACAGCTTCCCCAGAAGCAAAGTCATTGCAAGATGAGCAATTACTTGAATtacagaaaaagaagaagatgcttGTGGCAGTGTTGATTACATTCAATACACTCCCAGTAGCTCCTAGAATCGTGAAAAATACCTGATCAAATACAAAGATTCAGAGATGAAAGATGGTTTGTAATGGAATAGAGTCTAATAAAAGGAAATACCTGCATGAGAAGGAGAGAGATGGTTTCAGCAGAAGGTGCGAGAGAGTTGAAGAAACCAGGGAAAGAAGTATCCAAGACAATGGTGATGGCTGTAACAGCAGGAATCAtgcctccttttttttttttgaaaaagggcattcaaattaaaaacataaaaacatacaGGGTATGGTTTTGCAACCATAAAGTTTTAGAAAGCATGATGAGACAATCCTTATATCAAGCTAAGCATTAACTTAGAAGAGAGAAACTTATTTTACATAAGCTTAGTGAAGCAAGATAAAGAATAGATAAACACTAAGGAGTATGGTACCCGACCTCGTTTACCCTTCCCTCGTATTGTGTTCCATTCCATATCCTGATACTTTTGAGTCGGTTTTATTGGCCTTCCACCTCTTGACATGTTGAGATTTGCCGTAGCATCACTCGTGAACCCATCCTTGTAAGAGGAGCTCTCATGTGTAGGAGAATACATGAAGGCCAATGAATTGTCTCTTGAACCCATGTTGGTGTCGGAGACAATAATAGGTGATGGAATTTTTTCCATAATAGTAGATTGAGTTGGAGCAAGGAGAGTACCTGCTAATGGTGATGAAGTGGACTGAGAATTGGAGCCAATGGCTACTGTTACCTTAGAGTGGGTAGAAGAGTTAAAAGAACTTTCAACTCAGCACTTTTTTGTGATTGCAACTTTTCAATCTCATTAGTAGATCCCAAAACCTGATTAGTAACCTTTGGGTTTTCAGGTAAAACCAAACTCACTTCTGAATTTTCAATTTGTACCACCTTTTGATCTGATGCAACATTTAATTGAGATTGTTCCTCATCTGGTTCAGCCCCTAGTGCTTCATTAGAAGGATCCTCTTGCACTGAAGTTGTCGCTTGGACAGCTGGGAAAAGAcatcttttttctttatgtCCTAAATGCCCATATCTGCCACAAACACTAGGAATCCATGTGTACTCGACAtccaccaaaaatatattacctTATTTATCATTTAAGACAATTTGCTTGGGAAAAGACTTCTCAAGTTCTACTTCAACTAACAACTTTGCTTCTCCCAAACTAGTTGGATCAAGGCGAGGTTTGTGCGTTTGCATAGGCTCACCAAGACCTGATACTACATGACTGAGGCCTAATCTTGAATAGCAGCCTAATCATGCCTCCTTGGATCTTCAATAGCTGTTTCTGCTTATATTTGAATGTAACCGCAACCAGAAATTGACAATGATTCAATAATGTAAAAAACTATAAAAGTATTGAAGTAGGTCTGTTTTGTAGGAGCTCAAACCTAGTAGCTCTGTTTAGTAATTGGTAAAACTGTTAGCTAATAGCCGCTGATGCGTGGCACGACGTGTACTGATGCATGCGTGAAGACGCTGATCCAGGTCAGAGCAATCTGGTACTTTCTTTTTGAATCCGTTTATCAATAGATTGGGCTTTATAAATTAAGTTGgtcgacaaaagaaaaaaaaagccgTTGGATACAGTTAGGAGTCCATTTatagaatttataatttatttcaagGCTTACGGACCAGGTTCAGTGGCCCATTTAGGCCCAATAAAGAGGATAGAGTTGAACTTGTCTATGAAGACAGAGACGAGCATCGGTAGGCTAAACTTGCctcacgttttttttttacgggaattatttatattaataatcaaAGTAATAACATGGCAGAAATTTAGGGTTGGCTGCCTATTCCCCCTCTTAGTTACACTAACCCTACTTATTCCCCCCCAAACTATTAAGCTCTTCATAATCCCACCCAATCTTAcactttctctttaaatttccCCCTAAACTTTTTTAAGCCCCCTTtctaatcaatttttaaatcgtgattaataaaacataaagtGCGTTTAGAAAATAGCGATTGCCCACCCGATTTTAAAAAAACCGACCCAGATTTTATAGTTTatcaattttaaatcaaattagggtttaggttttgtttttttgtttttttcacgACAAACAGaaagaacagagagagagagagaaacgacgggaaaaaaaagagagagagagagagaagacgacgggaaaatagagagagagagagacgggaacagaagagagagataggaagaggAACAGAGAGCGAGACAAGAGAGACACtgcaggagagagagagacagaaacGAAGATGACAGAGAAAGAGACAGAGACAGAATCGAGAGAAGAGAATGCATAGGAGAGAGAGACAGTGAGGAACGACAAAAAtgcagaggagagagagaaattgAGGAACAATGAAGGGGATGTGCTTGTTGGGTATgagaatttttaaatttgtttaacttagattttatatttgtttatgcaTGTGTTGGTTtgagtttgaattttttttttacagagaTGAAAGAGGTGAAATCGAAAGTGCTGACACCATGGTtgaaacagagaagaaagaCTTAGAAGAAGGTTATGAGACAGAGGACGAGGAAGACATGAAATCTGGAAAACGAGATAAGATGGATGAAACTGAGGATACTCTTGGTCGATTTGAGTATGAGATCGAGGAATCAGTAGCTGATTTTGAGGATGAGATTCCAACTGAGAGAAACGAGATTCCAGAGAGTTCAGATGACTCCTCCGAGGATGAGATTGATGTGCGTGAGAAGAgaatgaaaagaagaagtcatgATAAATTAGCTTTGGGGAGTAGCTACTACACATTGTATGAGTTTAAAGAGGTTGTCTTGGAGTATGCTTTGAGCAAGAGAAGAAATATTAAGCAAGATAGGTGGGATAAGACAAAAGTCTCATATGTGTGTGGCATTGGTGGGGAGTGTAAATGGCGGATTTATTGCTCCTTTGATATTGAAAGTCAGAAATGGTTGTTGAAGACGAAGTACAAGTATCATAGCTGCACTCCGAATGGAAAATGCAAGCTGTTGAAAAGTCCGGTGATTGCAAGACTGTTTTTGGATAAGCTGAGACAGAAAGCGGATTTGATGCCCCAGGAGATTCAACAGATTATAAAGGAGAAGTGGAAAATAGTCAGTACACGGAATCAGTGTCAAAGAGGCAGACTTTTAGCTCTGAAATGGCTTGAGAAAGAGTATGAGGAGCAATTTGCTCATCTTCGAGGATATGCACATGAGATCATGGTGACAAATGAGGGTTCCACAGCCATTGTAGACACATACAAAAACAAAGCAGGGGAAGatgttttcaaaagtttttatGTCTGCTTTGGGGTTCTTCGGGACACTTGGAGAGGATATTGTAGGTCAATTATCGGTCTTGATGGTACTTTCTTGAAGAGAGCTGTGAAAGGGGTGTTGCTAACTGCTGTTGGACATGATGCCAACAATCAAATCTACCCGATTGCTTGGGCCGTTGTTCAGTCTGAGACAACTGATAGTTGGTTATggtttattaagaaaattaaacatgACTTAGTTCTGCAAGATGGGAATAAGATTGTCATCATTTC includes:
- the LOC108831714 gene encoding alpha-humulene/(-)-(E)-beta-caryophyllene synthase-like produces the protein MSMESEVHRPLADYSANIWEDLLTHFSKSELECTATLKEKHSTLKEVVKESFMVSKVKPMESLMFIDALCRLGVSYHFEIDIIQQLGNLFDNPDFNPLIRHDECDLYTVGVIFQVFRQFGFKLSADVFEKFKGEDGKFKEHLVADASGILSLYEASQWNTHGEDIMDEALAFSSCHLKEISFQSIPQHLAVRIKNALKHPYHKGISRIETRSYISYYEAEEKRDAVLLEFAKVDFNMLQRLHRTELACVTRWYNEMEIKSKVTYTRHRIVEAYLWSIGAYFEPQYSQARVKFAIALIIFTLLDDTYDAYGTMEELEIFTDAMEKWLPAPPNMIPESMKYVYRITVDFYDKLEEELENEGRSGCGFHLKKALKTTANGYMREAKWLKEDYTATFDEYKENALLSSGYYPLIAMTFAGMGDVANLDAFEWLSSNPKIRVASEIIGRYTDDISSYDFERTREHVATGIDCYMKQFGVSKEQAVEGINIMLSDAWKDMNQELMRPHSCPFPLLMRIFNLSRVIDVFYRYKDCYTHPEFLKEHIVSLFIEDIPI
- the LOC130506389 gene encoding uncharacterized protein LOC130506389, yielding MVETEKKDLEEGYETEDEEDMKSGKRDKMDETEDTLGRFEYEIEESVADFEDEIPTERNEIPESSDDSSEDEIDVREKRMKRRSHDKLALGSSYYTLYEFKEVVLEYALSKRRNIKQDRWDKTKVSYVCGIGGECKWRIYCSFDIESQKWLLKTKYKYHSCTPNGKCKLLKSPVIARLFLDKLRQKADLMPQEIQQIIKEKWKIVSTRNQCQRGRLLALKWLEKEYEEQFAHLRGYAHEIMVTNEGSTAIVDTYKNKAGEDVFKSFYVCFGVLRDTWRGYCRSIIGLDGTFLKRAVKGVLLTAVGHDANNQIYPIAWAVVQSETTDSWLWFIKKIKHDLVLQDGNKIVIISDRSKGLKSAMESELPNAEHRKCVKHIVENVKKNHAKKDLLKPRIWDIARSYTKSEFDYNVRKLKAYDLALYNDVMKELPETWSRYAYKLGSCCEDVDNNATESFNSTITKARAKSMVPMLEMIRRQAMERIAKRHITSMRHEGVCSKYVADLLAEEKKIADECVTTPATRGVFEVSVDNDRHNVNTIRHTCSCGKWQISGVPCEHAYGAMIDKGLNVDDYVSKFFSTMMWQYIYNTNLEPVRGPR